A stretch of Arthrobacter sunyaminii DNA encodes these proteins:
- a CDS encoding acetoin utilization protein AcuC: MINRGLSLPVMPTRIIWHESMLAYNFGAGHPMSPLRLDLTARLARELGIFDLPGVSVGEPFVASDAELGTVHGSDYIAGVRAVSADPTATSEKFGLGTEDNPAFAGIHEASARLAGGSLAAADAILSGEVLHAVNFGGGMHHAAASRASGFCIYNDAAAAIARLLDNGVSKVLYIDVDAHHGDGTQSIFWNDPRVMTISLHETGLTLFPGTGFANETGGPGAEGTAVNVALPARTSDAGWLRAFHAVVPQLAAAFEPEVIVSQHGCDSHLHDPLTNLRLSVETQRQAALTIADLANTICGGRWIATGGGGYNVVSVVPRSWSLLMSVAANGRIRSNTPVPEPWRKYVKEHYGEDSPPMMGDGVELWWRSWEVGYDPNDEIDRTVMATRKEVFPLHGLDPWFD; the protein is encoded by the coding sequence ATGATCAACCGCGGACTGAGTCTTCCGGTCATGCCAACCCGCATCATCTGGCACGAGTCCATGCTGGCCTACAACTTCGGTGCGGGCCATCCCATGAGTCCGCTGCGTCTGGACCTCACCGCCAGGCTTGCCCGCGAGCTGGGAATCTTCGACCTGCCGGGCGTGTCCGTGGGGGAGCCGTTCGTTGCCAGCGACGCTGAGCTGGGCACCGTCCACGGCAGTGATTACATTGCCGGCGTCCGTGCCGTCAGCGCAGACCCCACGGCGACCAGCGAGAAGTTTGGGCTGGGAACCGAGGACAACCCCGCTTTTGCCGGCATCCACGAGGCCAGCGCCCGGCTGGCGGGCGGCTCCCTGGCAGCTGCGGACGCCATCCTGTCCGGAGAGGTGCTGCATGCGGTGAATTTTGGCGGCGGCATGCATCATGCCGCGGCCAGCCGCGCCTCCGGCTTCTGCATTTACAACGACGCCGCGGCCGCCATCGCCCGCCTGCTGGACAACGGTGTCAGCAAGGTCCTGTACATCGACGTCGACGCCCACCACGGAGACGGAACCCAGAGCATCTTCTGGAATGACCCGCGCGTCATGACCATTTCCCTGCACGAGACGGGCCTGACGCTGTTCCCCGGCACGGGCTTCGCCAACGAGACGGGCGGCCCCGGAGCAGAAGGAACCGCGGTCAATGTGGCGCTGCCGGCCCGGACGTCCGATGCCGGGTGGCTGCGGGCCTTCCACGCCGTGGTTCCGCAGCTCGCGGCCGCCTTTGAACCGGAAGTGATCGTCAGCCAGCACGGTTGCGACAGCCACCTCCATGATCCGCTGACCAACCTCCGCCTCAGCGTCGAAACCCAGCGGCAGGCGGCCCTCACCATTGCGGACCTCGCCAACACCATCTGCGGAGGCAGATGGATCGCCACGGGCGGGGGCGGCTACAACGTGGTGTCCGTGGTTCCGCGTTCCTGGAGCCTGCTGATGTCCGTGGCGGCCAACGGCAGGATCCGCAGCAACACTCCCGTTCCGGAACCGTGGCGTAAGTATGTGAAGGAGCACTACGGAGAAGACTCCCCGCCGATGATGGGTGACGGCGTGGAACTCTGGTGGCGGTCCTGGGAAGTTGGTTATGACCCCAATGACGAGATTGACCGCACGGTGATGGCTACCCGCAAAGAGGTTTTTCCGCTGCACGGACTCGATCCCTGGTTTGATTAG